TGCCCAGTTGAGCAGGTACGGCGGCAGGATCTGGTTATCTTTCAATGAAGTGGCGTAATCACGGTTTTTGCGGAATGCAGCTACGATCACGGCTTCATGTGCCATGATGGTGTTGAGGTACATAATGCGCAGGTATTGGGCGCTGATTAAAAAGTACAACCCTTTTTCCACTACCTGTTGGTTGAATTGTCCTGATACCACCTGCGAGCGCGCCAGGTCCTGTACCGCAGTGATCTTGCCACCCAGGTAGATCGGTTGCCTGATGCCGATGCCTGCCGTAAAATAGGATTGTTTACTAAGCGCAGGATTGTAATCAGGATAGAAGGCGTTGATCAGTCTTTTGGTGGAATTGGAGATCACATCCTGTACGCCCTGGGGTAGCGGCTGCCCGGTTATCTGCTGATAAACGGTGTTGGCTGTATTGGCGCTCTGTGCGGCAGATCCTTCAACCACGCCATCTTTTACCTGCTGCAAATTTATTTCCAACGGTTTGCCCAGGTAGTTATATCCCGCCAGTAAATCCACTTTCGGATAATAAGAACGATTTTCCGCCTGCAGGGAATATTCCCGTGCCTGCAGGGAGCGTTCCGCCTGCTTTACCAGCGTGTTTCCCTGTTTGGCTAGTTGGTAACATTCCTTTAGAGTCAACTGTTTTCCGTGCTCCTGTGCTGCTACAAACATCGCTGGCAGTAAGAGTGTTATTAACAGGAAATATTTCATACGGATATCATTTCGTACGGTTATCCTTACCGGATACCTACGCAACTAAACAATTTTTCATGCCTAATGTTTATAGTATTTAAAAAAAATTAAACATCATATCACCACTTATTCATCACTTTAAATTCATTATCTTTAGTTGCTCCCGTAAATAGTACATCATTAAGTTTATTTTATCCATTTCCAGTCATCCCGTATTGTGTGATATTTGCTGGGTGTTTGCAACAATGCTTTAAGTAAACCGGTTACCAATAATACTTTCACCCGAATCTATTTTAATCGTTCATCATAAAAAAACTATCATTATGGCAAAGCAACAATGGGTATCAGACGCTGACCACTGCGAGCTTGGATTCAGGATCAGACACCTGATGATTACCAATATCAATGGCAAATTCAATAGCTTCCAGGTAGCCGCCGAAACGGAGGAAGAAGATTTTATGACTGCAAAAGCAACAGCTACCATTGACGTGGATTCTATTTCCACAGGTAATGCTCAACGGGATGAACATCTTCGCTCCCCTGATTTTTTTGATGTAAACAAATACCGGAACATCACGTTTGTTACCACCAAATATGAGAATATAGATAATGATGGTTCCTATACATTATACGGCGATCTGACGATCCGGGATGTAACCAAAAACATTAAATTGGACGTAGAATTCGGCGGGGTGGTAAAAGACCCCTGGGGCAATACGAAAGCGGGTTTCACTGTCAACGGTAAAATTAACCGTAAAGATTTCGGATTGAACTGGAATACAATTACCGAAAGCGGCGGCCTGTTGGTGGGTGACGATGTAAAAATAACATGTGAAGTACAGCTAATCAAGAAATAAACCGTCTTTAACCGTTAGCTTTCAATGATCTGCTGAAAGCTAACGGTTATTTCAATAAACCAGCATTATGGACAATGCAATAACCGGCCTGCATCATATCACTGCCATTTCCGGCAATGCCAAACGGAATTTTGATTTTTATACAAGGGTTATGGGCCTTCGTTTTGTAAAGAAGACCGTGAATTTTGACGACCCTCATACGTATCATTTTTATTATGGAGATGAAACCGGATCTCCTGGTACGATCCTTACCTTCTTTCCCTGGGAAGATATTATGGCCGGCCGTCGCGGTACCCATATGGCCACAGAAATAGGATACGCCATACCTGAAGGCAGTATCGATTTCTGGCAAAAACGGCTGGAAGCAGAGAACATCATTTACAATAAACCATCCGCTAAATTCGGGGAGGTATACCTCACTTTCCTGGACCCCGACGGACTAAAAGTGGAACTGACAGTTCCAGAGAAACCTGATCCCCGCAAGCCCTGGGAAACAGCTGCCGTCACAGCAGCCAATGCTACCCGCGGATTTCATCATGTAACACTTACCCTGGATGATATTCAGCCTACGGCTGATCTGCTGGTATCTGTATTCGGGTATCAGCTGATCAAGCATAAGGAAAACAGGTACCGTTTTGCCAGTCCTGCGGGCGAAACCGGCACCTATGTAGACCTGGTGGAAGCCAAAGGCGAACCACGCGGTCATGTAGCCGGTGGCAGCGTGCATCATATTGCCTTCCGGATGAAAGACGATGCTATGCAAATGTATTACCGCGAAAAACTGGAAGCATTAGGACTCAATGCCACACCACAACTGGACCGTAAATATTTCCGGTCTGTTTATTTCCGGGAACCGGGCGGCGTATTATTTGAACTGGCTACAGACATTCCCGGCTTTACAGTAGATGAACCGGTAGCGGAACTAGGCACCCACCTGATGTTGCCCGAACAATATGAACCACAACGCGCAGAGATAGAAAAAAAATTAATTAAACTGGATTAAGATGGACTTCAAACCGATGAAGTATGTATACCAACCCGCAGATAACGGGAAGGGACCTACGCTGTTGTTACTGCATGGTACCGGTGGCGACGAACATGACCTTATCCCGCTGGCATCCCAGCTGGCACCGGGTTACAATATACTGAGCCTGAGAGGCAACGTACAGGAACATGGCATGCCGCGTTTTTTCCGCCGTCTTGGCATGGGTGTATTTGATGAAGCAGATGTACATTTCAGGACACATGAAATGGTGCATTTTATCAGGGAGCTGGCAACTACAGCGGGCTTTGATGTAAACAATCTCATCGCAGCTGGTTATTCCAACGGCGCCAATATCGCGGGCGCAACGCTGATCCTTTATCCTGAATTACTGGCGGGCGCTATCCTGTTCCGGCCCATGCAGCCCTTACAGGGAATAGAAGATAGTTTTGAAACCACGCGGCAACAGCCGGTTTTCATGAGCTCCGGTACACAGGACGGCACCGTAGACCCTGCCGATACAGCGGCGTATGCTGCTTTGTTAAGTACCAACGGCTTCCGTGTGAGCAGTTATGAAGTTAATACCGGCCATAATTTATCGCAATCCGATCTTGACCTGGCCAAACAATGGATGAAAGATAATTTTCAATAACCACCTACGCTATTATGGACGAAGAAGTAAAAGTTAGTATTGAAGGAATCCCTTACCAGGTATCGGTATCAGCACGCGACCACCGCTGGCTGGCAGACGAGCCTACAGATATAAACGGAGGCGATACAGGCCCTAATCCCGGTGAACTGCTACTCAGCAGCCTGGGTGCCTGCACTGCCATCACGCTGACGATGTATGCTGCCCGCAAAAAGTGGCCACTGGAAAAAGTAGATATAGACCTGCGCTTCAACAGCACCGCGAAACCCACGCCGGATACAACGGTGATAGAATGCGTGATTCACCTGACCGGTGAACTGGACGAAGCACAGCGGGCCCGCATCATGGAAATTGCGCACGCCTGCCCTATTCACAAACTACTATTGAATCCTATTCAGATCAACACTAAAGAGGATTAATATGAAAGACATCACAAAAAAATATACCAACGGGGAAGTAACCATCGTATGGCAACCCGTTATGTGCATCCACTCTGAAATGTGCTTCCATGGCCTTCCTGAAGTATTTAATCCAAACGAAAAACCATGGATCAATGCCACAGGCAGTACCACAAAGCAGATAGTGGACCAGGTAAATAAATGTCCGTCCGGTGCACTGAGCTATTTTATGAACAGCGAAAAACCAGCAGATAACCCGGAACAAAAAGACAACCAATAAGAAGCTATCATATGGAACTTAACATTCAGCAAAATACAACAAAGCACCAGTTTGAAACGGTGGTAGAAGGGCATACTGCCTTTGTATCCTATACCCTTTTTCCCGGAGGCATTGCCTACACACATACCGAAGTACCGGCAGCACTGGAGGGTAAAGGGATTGCAGGCCAACTGGCAAAATATGTGCTGGAATATGCCAGGACTAATCAGTTGAAAGTGAAACCACTTTGTCCTTACGTGCATGCCTATATGAAAAGGCATCCCGAATACAACGATCTTTTGTAAGACCGCGAAATAATTTCTTTCCGGCCTTTTATAATTAACGTGTTATCAAAACGCTGTCTATGCAAATTTTAAAATTCCTGCAACAGCCATGGCATTGGTCGGTAGCGGGTCTTCTTATCGGGCTGGTGGTTCCTTTGCTGCTGATATTGGGCAACAAAGTCTTTGGCCTTTCTTCCTCACTCCGGCATATTTGTGCGGCTTGTTTTCCGGCAGACATTTCCTTTTTTAAATACGACTGGAAAAAAGAAAGCTGGAACCTCGTTTTTGCCGGCGGTATCCTCATTGGTGGCTTTATAGCCGGATCGTTGCTGTACGATCCGAATGATGTGCAGGTTGCCGCAGCTACGCAGGCGAGGCTCTCCAGCTATGGCATTCATGATTATTCGGCATTGTTGCCACCGGAAATTTTCAACTGGGCGAACCTCTTCACCTGGAAAGGGCTGATATTTTTTGTGATCGGGGGCTTCCTCGTAGGCTTTGGTACCCGCTATGCCGGCGGCTGCACTTCCGGCCATTCGATCATGGGCTTATCTAACCTACAATGGCCTTCGCTGATAGCAACGATCTGTTTTATGGCCGGTGGCATATTCAGTGCCAACGTCATCATTCCATATATCTTTAAATGCCTGCATTAAAATGAAAAATTTCAAATACTTACTGGTAGGAATCTTATTCGGTATCATCCTGGTTAAATCACAGGTGATCAGCTGGTTCCGGATCCAGGAAATGTTCCAGTTCACCGCATTTCATATGTATGGCGTGATCGGCACAGCTGTGATTACAGGAATTATCTCCATACAACTCATCAAAAAATTTAAGATCAAAACAATTTCCGGTGAGCCTATTGTTATTGCACCGAAAATATTCAGTAAAGGTCAGATCTACGGCGGTTTGCTCTTTGGTATCGGCTGGGCTATCACAGGCGCTTGTCCGGGGCCATTGTTTGCACAGATAGGCAGCGGCTTTACCATTGTGGTAATAACACTGTTGAGCGCCATTGCAGGAACCTGGGTGTATGGCCTGGTGAAAGAGAAACTTCCGCATTAGGTGCCGTCAACCTTCCCAAATTATAAAAGTGAAACCCCGTTTGGTGCTATACCAAACGGGGTTTCGTCTATCTATACAAACATAATTTCCGTCCGCCTGATCATAAAGATCCGGGTTTATACAGGTTCTATTTTTTCAATGCGGTTTGAATGGCATTGGCAGAATCCTGGTGTGTTTTCAATACGGGCAATGTCTTCCCAGCCCAGCTTTTCAGGTCTTGATCCGTAATATCACTGGATGCTTTTTCAAATGCTTTTACATCCTTATTATGGTCGTCTACCATCATATCGATGTAAGATTTATCGAAGTCCTTTCCTTTCTTTTTTGCCAGGTTGTCCATGTGTTCTTTTTCACTGGTGGCCAGTTCAGCTGGCAGGGTGATATTCTTTTGTGCTGCCAGTGCTTTAATTTCGTCTTCTGCTCTGCTATGGTCATTTACCATCATGGTAGCGAAGGCTTTCACGCGTGGGTTCTGTGCTTTTTCCTGCGCCAGTTTTCCCATTTCCACTTCCATCATGCTGCCGTTGGCTGCTTCGACTGCAAATTCTGATGAATTATTGTCTACCGGTTTCACTACCTCGTTGATGTCCTGTGCAGAGTCTACTGGTTTGTCTTTTTGTGGGTTGGCGTTTCCGCAGGATTGCAACAGCCAGACAGCCAGTAGCGCAGGTAATATAAAAACAGCTTTTCTCATGACTTATAATGTTTTGGGTTTGTAATTGGTTTTCTTACTGACAAAAGGCAAAAAAGGTACCATGAGCGGATACACAACGGCAAGGGGTTAAACTTCAGTACAGCAAGGGATATAGAAAATAAGCAGCTCTGCCGGAAGACAAGCAGAACAAGCGTTTCCTTGTAGATTGTTTTCCCCAGATTGGGTTAATTACAGCAGGATTTTTTAGGAAGATAAAAAGCTGTTGTTGACCACATATAAGTATGCAGGCAACAACAGCTCAACAACTTACTGTTTTATTACTGGTTAGCAAATAACTGGTAGATAACGATGAGGGCCAATATAATAGTGATGACCAATCCGGCAATTTTGATCCAGCTATAGGGACGGTCGCCGGTTACTTCACCGGTACAGGCATTCACTACAAAATGATAGAGCTTGCCATTGTAACGGTATGCGCTGATCCATACAGGCAGCAACAGGTATTTCAAACCGAGGTCATTATAATCTACATCATAGTTATCTATCCGCTGTTCATCGCCACCAATATCACTACAAATCTCTCCACGGATAACAGGGTCCATTCTCTTTTTGGCGATCACCAGTCCCTGTTCTGCATTGGTTTGATACAGCTCTGCCCTGAAACCACTCAGGTAGCGGCCATCATAACCTTTGAGCTGTTCAAGATGCCAGGGCTCCAGGATCTGCGCCATTTTCAGTGGTAAAGAAGGGCTGGCAGAAACCAGTACATCGCGGAACTGATTCTCTACACTACCGGAGGCGCTATGCCACGCTGTATGACGCACTTGTCGTGTACGCGTTTCCGTTCGGCCGTTTACTTCCTGTGTATAGGTTTCTGTGACGTAGTAATATTCGCCCCGCTGACCGCTATATTCGGTGTGGGTGTTGGTATCATAACTCCAATGGGGAATATATATGCCTTTCAGTTGCTGGGAAGAGCTGTCTTTTACTTTCTTCACCATGTCTGAAGGAGCAAACCATAATTTCTCCATCCACTTTCGGAAATATTGTACCGCTTCATTATCTTTTACCACAAAGGGCAATACATAATGGGGTTGTAAGATAGCAGTTGTTTGTACATGATCAATCACGAGCGGCGAAGCGCAAAAGGGGCAGGCATCTGCCGTTACGTTGGGCAACATGGTAGTAGAAGCGCCGCAACTGGTACACTTCACAACTACCGCCTCCGATGTAGGTTGGCGGTGCTCTTGTTCGGCGGCTATAAAATCATCATACCCGAATGCGTGAATGGCCGTTGTTGCCGCTTCTTCCTCAATCATATTTACAGTACCGCAATACTCACAGCGCAAGCTGTTGGTACCCGGCGCATAATGCAGTATAGATCCGCAGTTCTGACATTTCAGCGAGGAGACTGTCTCACTTGTTTTTTCCTCAAAAGACATAGGACCAGTAATAATTGGAATTTTTTATTTACTTATTTTTTTATTTAATAATTACGGATGATAGATCTATTATCCATCATCCGTAATTATTTTTAATCCGGGTATATCTTTTTATGGCAATGGTGGCGGAATGGTGGCTAAAACAGGCGCCAGTTCAGGCACGGCTGAAGCAGCCGCCCAGGCAGCCATCCCATTTTTCCAGACGAGTGTTTGCGCCTGCAAACTACCACCAACTGCGAGTTGACGAAGTTGCTCCAGGTCATAAGGGCCGGTTTGTTTGCCTTCTACAGCTACAAAAAATGCGGCGGTAGGTGGCAAAGGTGGCGGTGCTCCGGCGCCTGCTCCTGCGGCAGGATTTGCGGGATTGTTCTGATTATTCTGGAATACATTGCCTACCTGTCCCATCATCGCAGCGCCCATGCCCGCACCCAAACCGGCAGCAGCCAATCCGCCACCAGCAGTGTTTTCAGCGGCTTTTTCCATCGCATTGGCGGCCTGGAACTGTGCATAAGCGCCCAGGTTGCCTACGATCCCCATGCTACTACGTTTATCCAGCGCAGCTTCCACTTCAGGTGGCAGGGAAATATTTTCGATGAGGAACTTAGTAAGATCCAGTCCCAGCTCATTAAATTCAGGTCTTATTTTTTCTGTGATGAGCAAGGATACTTCATCATATTTTGCGGCCAGGTCCAGTACAGGAATCTGTGCTTCTGCAATAGCATCCATACCACGGGATACCGCGAGGTTGCGCAATTGCTCATTGATACCATCTACCGTGTATTCGGGGTTGGTGGCCGCTATTTCTTTCAGGAACAGTGCTCCATCTTTTACGCGGAATGCATAGCTACCAAAAGCACGCAGCCGCAATGGGCCAAATTCTGCATCGCGCAGCATCACCGGGTTTTTGGTACCCCATTTCTGATTGGTGAACTGCCGCATGCTGACAAAAAATATATCTGCCTTAAAAGGGCTATTAAAACCATATTTCCATCCCTGTAAGGTTGTTAATATGGGCATATTCTGCGTAGTAAGTGTGTACATGCCGGGTTGAAACACATCGGCAATTTTACCTTCATTCATAAAAACAGCTACCTGCGACTCACGTACGGTGAGCTTGGCATTCATTTTTATTTCATTCTGGTAACGGGGAAACTTCCACACAATGGTGTCTGCGGACGGATCTGTCCACTCAATAATGTCAATAAATTCATTCCGGAGTTTATCAAATATTCCCATAATAACAGGTGTTTTTTAAGGTCACTGTCAAATTTATAGAAATATTCATTCGAAATGATAATAATGAAATGTTATAATTTGAGCAATCTTGCATTGATCGCAACAATGACGGTGCTAACTGTCATCAGGGCTGCACCTGCGGCAGGACTCAGCAATATCCCCCAGTGATAGAGCACACCGGCGGCAAGCGGCATCGTAATGAGGTTGTAGCCTGTTGCCCAGGCGAGGTTCTGTATCATTTTGCGATAGGTGGCCTTTCCAAACCGGATGAGGCTTACAATGTCTTCGGGGTTGCTGTTGACCAGCACGATACCGGCTGTTTCAGCGGCGATATCTGATCCTGATCCGATGGCGATACCCACGTCTGCTTGTGCCAACGCAGGCGCATCGTTGATCCCGTCGCCGGTCATTGCCACAAACTCTCCTTGCGACTGTAACCGTTTAATTTCTTCCAGCTTCTGATGTGGTAATACGCCTGCAATAAATTTATCGAGTTGCAATTCTTTGGCTACGGCGGCCGCTACTTTTTCGTTGTCGCCTGTCAGCAATACCGTGTTTATCTGTTCTTTGCGGAGCGCCTGAACAGCCTCGGCGGATTCGGGACGCAGTTCATCCGCCAGCAAAATATAACCCGCAGGTGTATTGTTGATGATGACATAAGATAAAGTACCGGTACCATCCTGTTGTGGAAGATCATGGAGATGATAATGTTCCTGTGCGTATGCAGGACTTACCACCATCACTGTTTTGCCGTTTACCTGCGCGCTGATACCTTTTCCTGTCATTGCCTGCATCTCAGTAGCGGCAGGTATTTCCAGTTGCATTGCATGCGCTTTGCTTATAATACCGGTGGCAATGGGATGCTCCGATTGTTGTTCTACTGCTGCTGCCAGGACCAGGATATCGTTGGCGGTGAAGGCTTTGTCGAGTGTTTCCATTTTTACAACCTGGAATTTACCGACGGTGAGGGTCCCTGTTTTATCAAACACCAGGGTGGTGATCTTCCGGGCGTTTTCAAAATCGGTCCTGTTTTTAATCAGGAGTCCGTGTTTTGCTGCTACGGTGGTAGATCTTGCCACCACCAGCGGTACCGCCAGTCCGAGGGCGTGCGGGCAACAGATGACAATAACAGTGACCATCCTTTCCATGGCAAAAGAAAGCGACTGTCCATCAATGCGCCAGTATAAAAATGTGCTGACACCCGCTACGATGGCAATAATGGTGAGCCAGCGCGCCGCTTTGTCTGCCAGTAATTGTGTTTTGGATTTCG
The Chitinophaga sp. MM2321 DNA segment above includes these coding regions:
- a CDS encoding YceI family protein, which produces MAKQQWVSDADHCELGFRIRHLMITNINGKFNSFQVAAETEEEDFMTAKATATIDVDSISTGNAQRDEHLRSPDFFDVNKYRNITFVTTKYENIDNDGSYTLYGDLTIRDVTKNIKLDVEFGGVVKDPWGNTKAGFTVNGKINRKDFGLNWNTITESGGLLVGDDVKITCEVQLIKK
- a CDS encoding ring-cleaving dioxygenase codes for the protein MDNAITGLHHITAISGNAKRNFDFYTRVMGLRFVKKTVNFDDPHTYHFYYGDETGSPGTILTFFPWEDIMAGRRGTHMATEIGYAIPEGSIDFWQKRLEAENIIYNKPSAKFGEVYLTFLDPDGLKVELTVPEKPDPRKPWETAAVTAANATRGFHHVTLTLDDIQPTADLLVSVFGYQLIKHKENRYRFASPAGETGTYVDLVEAKGEPRGHVAGGSVHHIAFRMKDDAMQMYYREKLEALGLNATPQLDRKYFRSVYFREPGGVLFELATDIPGFTVDEPVAELGTHLMLPEQYEPQRAEIEKKLIKLD
- a CDS encoding alpha/beta hydrolase produces the protein MDFKPMKYVYQPADNGKGPTLLLLHGTGGDEHDLIPLASQLAPGYNILSLRGNVQEHGMPRFFRRLGMGVFDEADVHFRTHEMVHFIRELATTAGFDVNNLIAAGYSNGANIAGATLILYPELLAGAILFRPMQPLQGIEDSFETTRQQPVFMSSGTQDGTVDPADTAAYAALLSTNGFRVSSYEVNTGHNLSQSDLDLAKQWMKDNFQ
- a CDS encoding OsmC family protein yields the protein MDEEVKVSIEGIPYQVSVSARDHRWLADEPTDINGGDTGPNPGELLLSSLGACTAITLTMYAARKKWPLEKVDIDLRFNSTAKPTPDTTVIECVIHLTGELDEAQRARIMEIAHACPIHKLLLNPIQINTKED
- a CDS encoding (4Fe-4S)-binding protein translates to MKDITKKYTNGEVTIVWQPVMCIHSEMCFHGLPEVFNPNEKPWINATGSTTKQIVDQVNKCPSGALSYFMNSEKPADNPEQKDNQ
- a CDS encoding GNAT family N-acetyltransferase, which codes for MELNIQQNTTKHQFETVVEGHTAFVSYTLFPGGIAYTHTEVPAALEGKGIAGQLAKYVLEYARTNQLKVKPLCPYVHAYMKRHPEYNDLL
- a CDS encoding YeeE/YedE thiosulfate transporter family protein; protein product: MQILKFLQQPWHWSVAGLLIGLVVPLLLILGNKVFGLSSSLRHICAACFPADISFFKYDWKKESWNLVFAGGILIGGFIAGSLLYDPNDVQVAAATQARLSSYGIHDYSALLPPEIFNWANLFTWKGLIFFVIGGFLVGFGTRYAGGCTSGHSIMGLSNLQWPSLIATICFMAGGIFSANVIIPYIFKCLH
- a CDS encoding DUF6691 family protein, giving the protein MKNFKYLLVGILFGIILVKSQVISWFRIQEMFQFTAFHMYGVIGTAVITGIISIQLIKKFKIKTISGEPIVIAPKIFSKGQIYGGLLFGIGWAITGACPGPLFAQIGSGFTIVVITLLSAIAGTWVYGLVKEKLPH
- a CDS encoding DUF4142 domain-containing protein → MRKAVFILPALLAVWLLQSCGNANPQKDKPVDSAQDINEVVKPVDNNSSEFAVEAANGSMMEVEMGKLAQEKAQNPRVKAFATMMVNDHSRAEDEIKALAAQKNITLPAELATSEKEHMDNLAKKKGKDFDKSYIDMMVDDHNKDVKAFEKASSDITDQDLKSWAGKTLPVLKTHQDSANAIQTALKK
- a CDS encoding zinc finger domain-containing protein, with translation MSFEEKTSETVSSLKCQNCGSILHYAPGTNSLRCEYCGTVNMIEEEAATTAIHAFGYDDFIAAEQEHRQPTSEAVVVKCTSCGASTTMLPNVTADACPFCASPLVIDHVQTTAILQPHYVLPFVVKDNEAVQYFRKWMEKLWFAPSDMVKKVKDSSSQQLKGIYIPHWSYDTNTHTEYSGQRGEYYYVTETYTQEVNGRTETRTRQVRHTAWHSASGSVENQFRDVLVSASPSLPLKMAQILEPWHLEQLKGYDGRYLSGFRAELYQTNAEQGLVIAKKRMDPVIRGEICSDIGGDEQRIDNYDVDYNDLGLKYLLLPVWISAYRYNGKLYHFVVNACTGEVTGDRPYSWIKIAGLVITIILALIVIYQLFANQ
- a CDS encoding SPFH domain-containing protein; amino-acid sequence: MGIFDKLRNEFIDIIEWTDPSADTIVWKFPRYQNEIKMNAKLTVRESQVAVFMNEGKIADVFQPGMYTLTTQNMPILTTLQGWKYGFNSPFKADIFFVSMRQFTNQKWGTKNPVMLRDAEFGPLRLRAFGSYAFRVKDGALFLKEIAATNPEYTVDGINEQLRNLAVSRGMDAIAEAQIPVLDLAAKYDEVSLLITEKIRPEFNELGLDLTKFLIENISLPPEVEAALDKRSSMGIVGNLGAYAQFQAANAMEKAAENTAGGGLAAAGLGAGMGAAMMGQVGNVFQNNQNNPANPAAGAGAGAPPPLPPTAAFFVAVEGKQTGPYDLEQLRQLAVGGSLQAQTLVWKNGMAAWAAASAVPELAPVLATIPPPLP
- a CDS encoding copper-translocating P-type ATPase — encoded protein: MEDHQHMHMHIDHDHHDRTPPDDTGAGSHHHATDGQAHASHGGHDHHAMINDFRKRFYVVLVLTVPVMLLSRMIQQWLGLQLTFTGDKYVLTALSAVIFFYGGWPFLTGWWQEMRTKNPGMMTLIGFAITVAFVYSVATLFGLEGMDFFWELATLILIMLLGHWIEMKSVAGASRELELLVQLMPTEAHLVEGNHIKEVQTASLQPGQVILIKPGEKVAADGVILDGSSYLDESMLTGESKPVQKTKDDKVIAGALNGNNALKVTVSHNAASSYLSQVIKLVNDAQQAKSKTQLLADKAARWLTIIAIVAGVSTFLYWRIDGQSLSFAMERMVTVIVICCPHALGLAVPLVVARSTTVAAKHGLLIKNRTDFENARKITTLVFDKTGTLTVGKFQVVKMETLDKAFTANDILVLAAAVEQQSEHPIATGIISKAHAMQLEIPAATEMQAMTGKGISAQVNGKTVMVVSPAYAQEHYHLHDLPQQDGTGTLSYVIINNTPAGYILLADELRPESAEAVQALRKEQINTVLLTGDNEKVAAAVAKELQLDKFIAGVLPHQKLEEIKRLQSQGEFVAMTGDGINDAPALAQADVGIAIGSGSDIAAETAGIVLVNSNPEDIVSLIRFGKATYRKMIQNLAWATGYNLITMPLAAGVLYHWGILLSPAAGAALMTVSTVIVAINARLLKL